Proteins encoded together in one Accipiter gentilis chromosome 16, bAccGen1.1, whole genome shotgun sequence window:
- the TTC32 gene encoding tetratricopeptide repeat protein 32, whose translation MEREAEEEALLSAAQAQLAARRLSAAEELYSRFIARCGGPAGGTAPPGAGRDLATALNNRGQIKYLRVEFAAAVEDYTAAIERQPGFEVPYYNRGLVLYRLGCFDEAMKDFRKVLELNPQFEDAALSLKQAILDKEEKQKRGY comes from the exons ATGGAgcgggaggcggaggaggaggcgcTGCTGTCGGCGGCGCAGGCGCAGTTGGCGGCGCGGCGGCTGTCGGCGGCGGAGGAGCTGTACAGCCGCTTCATCGCCCGCTGCGGGGGGCCCGCCGGCGGCACCGCCCCCCCAGG CGCCGGCCGCGACCTGGCCACGGCCCTCAACAACCGCGGCCAGATCAAGTACTTGCGGGTGGAGTTCGCCGCCGCCGTGGAGGACTACACGGCCGCCATCGAGCGCCAGCCCGGCTTCGAGGTGCCCTACTACAACCGGGGCCTGGTGCTCTACCGGCTGG gatgCTTTGATGAGGCCATGAAAGATTTCAGGAAAGTATTAGAGTTAAACCCCCAGTTTGAAGATGCTGCATTGAGTCTAAAACAGGCTATTcttgataaagaagaaaaacaaaagcggGGTTATTGA
- the LOC126046702 gene encoding uncharacterized protein LOC126046702: MGPQVLAQPKEEKDGKKQQDEEYRELEHACDLDAAAIYVITGNWPQRTHRTSLPPRPGLSHLNLANIPTDPYAGPLLLDEKLASRCGYVLSEDAWGNPVFRASALGCHVTNEADELFSLTVNIKVSSFSSMRAAVTYTYPMYCSYSSWASREIVCEENYMEVSVKTDVPAVSNDYTVAWMSALPETHNVAYQLWQLMFVSPSGRKRITVSDAAKLGYSFNNTLSRVYLRAPYHSNESDFSVVSGVNMNMVTSTSMYRQRWLLLLIDTTVSCPVDGISFTDTTLTWTVPSIIPTLVVQESTFLSKNILMGVNGRVVVNPEEKNYLLEHNKTHIEITIPIGAEGGKLKSSISGGVYGVIYSIDLFLEHTWTDADWQTTKYTVVKSITTPFMPQIPTVINNTLPEERLFNVAFGHFLPDVSLVAIAIGNVPFTLREAQHHGFKIYETPFSNGMKEFILEVSFDDLYVLKEYVNRNETKYTLLVNYTISVGPEMTLYYHSAEVECVVADIELPEAVGYCDEENLYLAIPLLGLHQYWNLYLGDKLLNRHVALISGYLAATNSTHLILQIPLFAMGVVYEEVSFQKIKARFDVALRKVRTMETLQMFSVSCSFNSPAFIICHPDGTIMISAQMKTVPAIDMSKTKLRDSSCKPREYNEGHAFFKFHVTTCGTSVRFEGDHIIYENEISYEKETLPGQSIPTITRDPDYR; encoded by the exons TGCCTGTGATCTGGATGCTGCTGCCATCTACGTGATAACTGGTAACTGGCCTCAAAGAACTCACAGAACATCCTTGCCACCTAGACCTGGCCTCTCACACCTCAATTTGGCCAATATCCCTACAG ATCCTTATGCTGGCCCCCTTCTGCTGGACGAGAAACTAGCATCTCGCTGTGGCTACGTCCTGTCAGAAGATGCGTGGGGCAACCCCGTCTTCCGTGCGTCGGCACTTGGCTGCCACGTGACCAACGAG GCAGATGAGTTGTTTTCACTGACTGTGAACATCAAAGTCTCCTCATTTTCAAGCATGAGGGCAGCTGTGACCTACACCTACCCTATGTACTGCTCCTACTCTTCCTGGGCTTCAAGAGAAATTGTGTGTGAAGAAAACTACATGGAG GTGTCAGTGAAGACCGATGTCCCTGCAGTTTCAAATGACTACACTGTAGCGTGGATGTCAGCGCTGCCAGAG ACTCACAATGTTGCATACCAGCTATGGCAACTGATGTTTGTTTCTCCATCAGGGAGAAAGAGAATAACGGTAAGCGATGCAGCAAAACTAGGCTACAGCTTCAATAATACCCTGTCCCGAGTGTACCTGCGTGCACCCTACCACAGCAACGAGTCTGACTTCAGCGTG GTCAGTGGTGTAAATATGAACATGGTCACTTCCACTTCCATGTACAGGCAGCGGTGGCTGCTTTTGCTGATTGACACAACTGTCTCCTGTCCTGTTG ATGGCATCAGTTTCACTGATACCACGCTAACATGGACTGTGCCAAGCATTATCCCCACCTTAGTGGTTCAAGAATCCACCTTTCTGTCTAAAAACATCTTAATGGGAGTCAATGGCCGAGTTGTAGTAAACCCAGAGGAGAAGAACTACTTACTGGAGCACAACAAGACACACATCGAAATAACTATCCCTATTGGAGCAGAAGGAGGCAAGCTGAAG AGCTCCATATCTGGTGGTGTATATGGAGTCATTTACAGTATTGACTTGTTCTTGGAGCACACATGGACAGATGCAGATTGGCAAACCACGAAGTACACTGTCGTCAAATCCATCACCACACCTTTCATGCCACAGATACCAACTGTTATCAACA ATACCCTGCCAGAGGAAAGGCTATTTAATGTTGCATTTGGACACTTTCTTCCCGATGTCTCTCTGGTGGCAATTGCAATAGGAAATGTGCCATTTACCCTGAGAGAAGCACAGCACCATGGGTTTAAGATTTATGAAACTCCCTTTTCTAATGGAATGAAAGAATTTATCCTGGAAGTCTCTTTTGATGATCTATATGTTCTAAAGGAG TATGTGaatagaaatgaaacaaaatataccCTCCTTGTTAACTACACTATAAGCGTGGGTCCGGAGATGACACTCTATTATCATTCTGCAGAGGTGGAGTGTGTGGTTGCTGATATCG AACTACCAGAAGCAGTTGGTTACTGTGATGAAGAAAACCTGTATCTAGCCATCCCTCTTCTTGGCTTGCACCAGTATTGGAACCTGTATCTTGGTGACAAGCTCCTAAACCGACACGTTGCGCTTATCAGTGGGTATCTTGCAGCTACCAACTCTACCCACCTGATCTTGCAAATACCTCTGTTTGCTATGGGAGTTGTCTATGAG GAAGTGTCCTTTCAGAAAATTAAAGCAAGGTTTGATGTTGCCCTGAGGAAAGTGAGAACTATGGAGACCTTACAGATGTTCTCCGTTAGCTGCAGTTTTAATTCTCCAGCATTTATAA TATGCCACCCAGATGGTACCATAATGATATCTGCCCAAATGAAGACAGTTCCTGCCATTGATATGAGTAAAACCAAACTAAGGGATAGCTCTTGCAAGCCTAGAGAGTATAATGAAGGACATGCCTTCTTCAAGTTCCATGTCACTACCTGTGGCACTTCAGTAAGG TTTGAAGGTGATCACattatttatgaaaatgaaatctcttaTGAGAAAGAGACTCTTCCAGGACAGAGCATACCGACAATCACAAGAGATCCAGACTACAGGTAG